A stretch of the Pseudomonas sp. ACM7 genome encodes the following:
- a CDS encoding DUF3617 domain-containing protein gives MNVRLLGLAMAIGLSLPVAAQAQMLQPGLWELTTSNMKVDDQNLPDLQLILGQLQGQMTPAQRAQLEKQGITMGGKGIRACLTPEQVKSDDIPLTDPQSGCKQEITDRSGNQWKFRFSCPKAQGTGVATFLNDREFTTKVNGTFNATGIQQKGSLDSRAVWLGQDCGTVKPRA, from the coding sequence ATGAACGTTCGTCTGCTGGGTTTGGCCATGGCTATTGGTTTGTCACTTCCTGTGGCCGCTCAGGCGCAGATGCTGCAGCCCGGCTTGTGGGAATTGACCACAAGCAACATGAAGGTCGATGACCAGAATCTCCCGGATTTGCAGCTGATCCTTGGCCAGTTGCAGGGCCAGATGACCCCGGCACAGCGTGCGCAGCTGGAGAAGCAGGGCATCACCATGGGCGGCAAGGGGATTCGGGCTTGCCTGACGCCGGAACAGGTGAAGAGCGACGACATTCCGCTGACCGATCCACAGTCGGGCTGCAAGCAGGAAATCACTGATCGCAGCGGGAATCAGTGGAAATTCCGCTTCAGCTGTCCGAAAGCGCAGGGCACCGGTGTCGCCACTTTCCTCAATGATCGTGAGTTCACCACCAAGGTTAATGGCACGTTCAACGCCACCGGCATTCAGCAGAAGGGCAGCCTCGATAGCCGCGCCGTGTGGTTGGGGCAGGATTGCGGGACCGTCAAGCCAAGAGCTTAA
- a CDS encoding DapH/DapD/GlmU-related protein, with amino-acid sequence MIRKNPSGDLPLIAESAYVDKTAIICGKVVIGENVFVGPYAVIRADEVDASGEMEPITIGANSNIQDGVVIHSKSGAAVTIGEFSSIAHRSIVHGPCKVGDRVFIGFNSVLFNCAVGDGCVVRHNSVVDGRDLPEDFYVPSTTRIGPKTDLSQFPPVSVSASEFSEDVARTNVDLVRGYKALQNEF; translated from the coding sequence ATGATTCGCAAGAATCCTTCGGGTGATTTGCCTCTGATTGCCGAGTCAGCGTACGTGGATAAAACCGCCATCATCTGCGGCAAAGTAGTGATCGGCGAGAACGTCTTCGTCGGTCCTTACGCGGTGATTCGTGCCGACGAAGTGGATGCCTCAGGCGAGATGGAGCCGATCACCATCGGCGCCAACTCGAACATCCAGGATGGCGTGGTGATCCACTCCAAGTCCGGGGCGGCGGTGACCATCGGCGAGTTCAGTTCGATCGCCCACCGCTCGATCGTTCATGGTCCGTGCAAGGTTGGCGACCGGGTGTTTATCGGTTTCAACAGCGTGCTGTTCAACTGCGCAGTCGGTGACGGCTGTGTGGTGCGGCACAACTCGGTGGTCGATGGTCGCGACTTGCCCGAAGACTTCTATGTGCCCTCCACCACCCGCATCGGCCCGAAGACAGATCTGTCGCAATTCCCACCGGTGAGCGTCAGCGCCTCGGAGTTTTCCGAGGACGTGGCGCGTACCAACGTCGATCTGGTGCGCGGCTACAAAGCCCTGCAGAACGAGTTCTGA
- a CDS encoding metal ABC transporter permease — protein sequence MLAAAHLWQPFHEFVFMRRALLGGLVLACSTAPLGVFLILRRMSLIGDAVAHGILPGAALGFWFAGLSLPALTVGGLGAGLGMAGLAAWITRRTGLREDASLAAIYPISLACGVLILGIAGKRLDLLHLLFGSALAVDGPTLTGMLWVSGFSLIAMAFIYKPLLLDTLDPLFLQTVSRLGPLAHGVFLTLVVLNLVIGFQAIGALMVVGLMMLPAAASRFWSRRLPTLMAIAALLGCLSVWLGLLLSFYYSLPSGPAIVLVAGGFYLLSVVFGPVHGLLRRPPLLTSQ from the coding sequence ATGCTCGCTGCCGCTCATCTTTGGCAACCGTTCCACGAGTTCGTGTTCATGCGCCGAGCGCTTCTTGGCGGGTTGGTTCTGGCATGCAGCACCGCACCATTGGGCGTGTTTCTGATCCTGCGCCGCATGAGTTTGATCGGCGACGCGGTGGCTCACGGCATTCTGCCGGGGGCCGCATTGGGCTTCTGGTTTGCCGGATTGAGTCTGCCGGCGCTGACCGTCGGCGGCCTCGGTGCCGGTCTCGGCATGGCCGGACTCGCCGCCTGGATCACCCGTCGCACCGGCCTGCGGGAAGACGCCAGCCTCGCCGCGATCTACCCGATCTCCCTTGCCTGCGGTGTGCTAATCCTCGGCATCGCCGGCAAACGCCTGGACCTGTTGCACCTGTTGTTTGGCTCGGCGCTGGCGGTCGATGGCCCGACGTTGACGGGCATGCTCTGGGTCTCCGGCTTCAGCCTGATCGCCATGGCGTTCATCTACAAACCGCTGTTGCTGGACACCCTCGACCCACTCTTTCTGCAAACCGTCAGCCGACTTGGCCCCCTGGCTCACGGCGTATTTCTAACCCTCGTGGTGCTAAATCTGGTGATCGGCTTTCAAGCCATCGGCGCGCTGATGGTGGTCGGTTTGATGATGTTGCCCGCCGCCGCGTCGCGCTTCTGGAGTCGTCGCTTGCCGACGTTAATGGCCATTGCCGCCCTGCTTGGCTGCCTCTCGGTGTGGCTCGGACTGTTGCTGTCGTTCTACTACTCGCTCCCCAGTGGCCCGGCGATCGTGCTGGTGGCTGGCGGTTTTTATCTGCTGTCCGTGGTGTTCGGGCCGGTGCATGGTTTGCTGCGCCGCCCGCCTTTGCTCACATCCCAATGA
- the cls gene encoding cardiolipin synthase has translation MDYFGPPIFGYMIALLHTLGLIAAIHAVLTVRTAQGSIAWALSLLFIPYLTLIPYLVFGRSTFDGYIKARRQANEEMRKAISELNWRPWVEEALTARASNAYASLRAMPKLGRMPCLANNEVRLLIDGQATFNAIFDAISNAKEAVLIQFFIIHDDRLGQRLQTLLLQKAAEGVAVYLLYDRIGSHSLPHSYVQPLRDAGVEVKAFASRSGWLNRFQINFRNHRKIVVVDGVLGFVGGHNVGDEYMGEKPPLAPWRDTHVQVRGPVVACMQESFAEDWFWAARSLPPLILPDVYPDDGVLCQLLASGPADSYETCSLFFVEAIHAATERVWITSPYFIPDEAVFAALRLAVLRGVDVRLLLPSRPDHRIVYAASSLYAFEAVRAGVRVFRYEPGFLHQKVVLIDSEISAIGSANLDNRSFRLNFEVMLLTVDSAFAAEVEQMLNDDFAHAHEIAKEESRETRRLQQVGMRIARLISPIL, from the coding sequence ATGGATTACTTTGGACCGCCTATTTTCGGCTACATGATTGCACTGCTTCACACGTTGGGCCTGATCGCTGCCATCCACGCCGTGCTCACCGTCCGGACCGCCCAGGGATCGATCGCCTGGGCCCTGTCGTTGCTGTTTATTCCCTACCTCACGCTCATCCCCTATCTAGTCTTCGGCCGCAGTACCTTCGATGGCTACATCAAGGCTCGGCGCCAGGCCAACGAAGAAATGCGCAAGGCTATCTCCGAGCTCAACTGGCGCCCTTGGGTAGAAGAGGCGCTGACCGCTCGCGCCTCAAATGCTTACGCGTCCTTGAGGGCCATGCCGAAACTGGGACGCATGCCGTGCCTGGCGAACAACGAAGTGCGTTTGCTGATCGACGGCCAGGCCACCTTCAACGCCATTTTTGACGCCATCAGCAACGCGAAGGAAGCAGTGTTGATTCAGTTTTTCATCATCCACGACGATCGCCTCGGTCAACGCCTGCAAACCTTGCTACTGCAGAAAGCCGCCGAAGGCGTGGCGGTTTATTTGTTGTACGACCGCATCGGCAGCCATTCCCTGCCTCACAGTTACGTTCAGCCGCTGCGCGATGCCGGCGTCGAGGTCAAAGCCTTTGCGTCCCGTAGCGGCTGGCTCAACCGCTTCCAGATCAACTTCCGCAACCACCGCAAGATTGTGGTGGTTGATGGAGTACTGGGCTTCGTCGGTGGACACAACGTCGGCGACGAATACATGGGCGAGAAACCACCCCTGGCGCCGTGGCGCGATACCCATGTGCAAGTACGCGGGCCAGTGGTGGCCTGCATGCAAGAGTCTTTCGCCGAAGACTGGTTCTGGGCAGCGCGGTCGTTACCCCCGCTGATCCTGCCGGACGTTTACCCGGACGACGGCGTGCTCTGCCAATTGCTCGCCAGCGGTCCGGCGGATTCCTACGAAACCTGTTCGTTATTCTTCGTCGAAGCCATCCATGCCGCCACCGAGCGGGTGTGGATCACCAGCCCTTATTTCATCCCCGACGAAGCCGTATTCGCTGCATTAAGACTGGCGGTTCTACGAGGCGTGGATGTGCGGCTGCTGCTGCCCTCGCGACCGGATCACCGAATCGTCTACGCCGCCTCCAGCCTATATGCCTTCGAAGCCGTGCGCGCCGGCGTGCGGGTGTTCCGCTACGAGCCGGGATTCCTGCATCAGAAAGTGGTGTTGATCGACAGCGAAATCAGCGCCATTGGCAGTGCCAATCTGGACAACCGCTCGTTCCGGCTGAATTTTGAAGTGATGTTGTTGACGGTCGACAGCGCGTTTGCCGCCGAAGTAGAACAGATGCTCAATGATGACTTCGCCCATGCGCACGAGATCGCCAAAGAAGAAAGCCGGGAGACCCGCCGCCTGCAACAGGTCGGCATGCGGATCGCCCGGCTTATTTCACCGATTCTTTAA
- the folE2 gene encoding GTP cyclohydrolase FolE2 — MNALTLPDIAAQASRQALPLDWVGMCGIALPVLFDGQRLSAKADAGVSLDDGEARGIHMSRLYLALEMLEQENLTPALLRKVLQSFLETHEGLSNSAYLKIHTDLLLKRPALVSPLAGWKTYPVSIEARFKNAMFHVELKIDVPYSSTCPCSAALSRQLIQQQFVDDFANKPLQHADVLTWLGSTKGIVATPHSQRSNAKMRLRLDDYLDDLPLIAIINDAEAALGTAVQTAVKRADEQAFALANGQNLMFCEDAARRLNLALKRSPGINAFHLRVVHAESLHAHDAVAESRWNWEAA, encoded by the coding sequence ATGAATGCGCTGACTCTGCCGGATATCGCCGCGCAGGCCTCACGCCAAGCCCTGCCACTCGACTGGGTGGGCATGTGCGGCATTGCTCTTCCTGTTTTGTTCGATGGTCAACGACTGAGTGCAAAAGCCGACGCCGGCGTTAGCCTCGATGATGGAGAGGCGCGCGGGATTCATATGTCGCGGCTGTACTTGGCGCTGGAAATGCTCGAGCAAGAAAATCTGACACCCGCCTTGTTGCGGAAAGTTTTGCAAAGTTTTCTCGAGACTCATGAAGGTCTGTCCAACAGCGCGTACTTAAAAATTCACACCGATTTACTGCTAAAAAGACCGGCGCTGGTCAGTCCATTGGCCGGCTGGAAAACCTATCCAGTGAGCATCGAAGCACGTTTTAAAAACGCGATGTTCCACGTGGAACTAAAAATCGACGTGCCTTATTCCTCGACCTGTCCGTGTTCGGCCGCACTTTCCCGACAGCTGATTCAGCAGCAATTCGTCGATGACTTCGCCAACAAGCCTTTGCAACATGCCGATGTGTTGACTTGGCTCGGCTCCACAAAAGGCATCGTCGCAACGCCTCACAGCCAACGGAGCAATGCAAAAATGCGGCTTCGACTGGACGACTATCTGGATGACTTACCGCTGATCGCGATCATCAACGACGCCGAAGCGGCCCTCGGCACCGCCGTACAAACCGCCGTAAAACGCGCCGACGAACAAGCCTTCGCGTTGGCCAACGGTCAAAACCTGATGTTCTGCGAAGACGCCGCCCGACGTTTGAACCTGGCTCTGAAACGCTCCCCCGGCATCAACGCCTTCCACCTACGAGTCGTCCACGCGGAAAGCCTCCACGCACACGATGCGGTCGCCGAAAGCCGCTGGAATTGGGAGGCCGCATGA
- a CDS encoding ATP-binding cassette domain-containing protein encodes MIRCQALRWGAPGQPLTPSVDFELAKGSLTAVIGANGSGKSSLLKVIAGLQKPLTGKVILDVPRKGSLSLLSQQQHLDRQFPISLQELVAAGFWGSTQSPEIRRQRLKAVLENWCLSGLEQRPLMALSGGELQRSLLARLSLADAPLLLLDEPHAALDELGQALLWKHIHAWHAEGRTQLIVCHDLAAVRQHIPQTLLIKSTGCVLGSSVDLIDQQPQARVA; translated from the coding sequence ATGATCCGTTGCCAAGCCTTGCGTTGGGGTGCACCCGGCCAGCCACTGACTCCATCCGTGGATTTCGAACTGGCCAAAGGAAGTCTGACCGCCGTAATCGGTGCCAATGGCTCGGGTAAAAGCAGCCTGCTGAAAGTCATCGCTGGTTTGCAAAAACCTCTGACCGGCAAAGTCATCTTGGATGTTCCACGCAAGGGCAGCCTCTCGCTCCTTTCACAGCAACAACACCTGGATCGCCAATTCCCCATCAGCCTGCAAGAGTTAGTGGCCGCCGGTTTCTGGGGTAGCACGCAGTCTCCCGAGATACGCAGACAACGCCTCAAAGCCGTGCTGGAAAACTGGTGTCTGAGCGGACTGGAACAGCGCCCATTAATGGCTTTGTCCGGCGGCGAATTACAGCGTTCCCTGCTCGCCCGTTTGAGCCTCGCCGACGCACCATTGCTATTGCTCGACGAACCCCACGCCGCCCTCGACGAGCTCGGTCAGGCACTGCTCTGGAAACACATCCACGCCTGGCATGCCGAAGGCCGAACCCAGCTGATCGTGTGCCACGACCTGGCCGCCGTTCGCCAACACATTCCTCAAACGTTGCTGATCAAAAGCACCGGCTGCGTCCTCGGGTCGAGCGTTGATCTGATCGATCAACAGCCGCAAGCGCGGGTGGCCTGA
- a CDS encoding His/Gly/Thr/Pro-type tRNA ligase C-terminal domain-containing protein — protein sequence MIHITLSDGSLREYDQPLSVYELAASIGPGLAKAAVAGRVDGILVDCEFMIEADARVNIVTPQEPDGLEILRRSCALMLALAVKQLHPQVQLHAGTALGDGFFHEFSVERSLTPADLPLIEARMQALAATNHSIRRQGKTPLYRLGNVESTTAGPHVPATRVLQAFTLDHISSTLPQRIYGTCWSCQQELDNWRTPPHVMIVSMDQRQADYAQSVTEALRRSGVRARADLRHEKVRQKIREHSQHVPYLVVIGEKEKAGGFVSVRSRTGEDFGRMGVDMVCEWLNQARSHIVM from the coding sequence ATGATTCACATCACCCTGAGCGATGGTTCATTGCGTGAATACGACCAGCCACTGTCGGTGTACGAGCTCGCCGCGAGTATCGGACCCGGGCTGGCAAAAGCGGCGGTGGCCGGCCGAGTGGACGGCATCTTGGTGGACTGTGAGTTCATGATCGAGGCCGATGCCCGGGTCAACATCGTCACGCCTCAAGAGCCCGATGGGCTGGAGATCCTGCGACGCTCCTGTGCACTGATGCTGGCCTTGGCCGTTAAACAACTTCATCCACAGGTGCAACTGCACGCAGGAACGGCGCTGGGCGACGGGTTCTTTCATGAGTTTTCTGTCGAGCGATCCTTAACGCCCGCAGACCTGCCACTGATCGAAGCCCGCATGCAGGCTCTGGCGGCGACCAATCACTCGATTCGCCGTCAAGGAAAGACGCCGCTGTACCGCCTGGGGAACGTCGAATCTACGACCGCTGGCCCGCATGTCCCCGCGACCAGAGTGCTGCAAGCGTTCACCCTCGACCACATCAGCAGTACGTTGCCGCAACGGATATACGGTACGTGCTGGTCCTGCCAACAGGAGCTTGATAACTGGCGGACACCGCCACACGTCATGATCGTCAGCATGGACCAACGTCAGGCGGATTACGCGCAGTCGGTAACCGAGGCATTGCGTCGAAGCGGCGTGCGCGCCCGTGCGGATCTGCGTCACGAGAAAGTCCGCCAAAAGATTCGCGAGCACAGTCAGCACGTGCCGTATCTGGTGGTGATCGGGGAGAAAGAAAAAGCAGGCGGGTTTGTCAGTGTGCGCAGCCGCACAGGGGAAGACTTCGGGAGGATGGGTGTTGATATGGTGTGTGAGTGGTTGAATCAGGCCCGCTCCCACATAGTCATGTAG
- a CDS encoding dihydroorotase, with amino-acid sequence MSSVLIRNARLVNEGREFDGDLLVSNGRIVKIASSIHGENADVEIDAQGQWLLPGMIDDQVHFRDPGSPDKGSVYTESRAAVAGGITSFMDMPNTNPATLTLSALADKKRRAAINSVANYGFHFGVSNDNLDTVARLNPCEVAGVKVFMGASTGNMLVDDPQLQERLFAEVPTILLAHCEHTPSIDANAANLRDLFGEHLPAATHPLIRNAEACFRSSSMAVELARRHGTRLHVLHLTTARELALFEDKPLAQKRITAEVCLHHLLFDDRDYPSLGNLIKCNPAIKTQADRDALREALLSHRLDVIGSDHAPHTWAEKQRPYSQAPSGLPLVQHALPALLELVADEVLPITTLVAKTSHRVADLFAIPDRGYLREGYWADLVLIKPEPGGVAVSQQPILSQCGWTPFARQRFRHSVSTTIVSGKIAWHDKRLNDNCQGLPLRFMR; translated from the coding sequence ATGAGCAGCGTGCTGATTCGCAATGCCCGGCTGGTGAATGAAGGCCGTGAGTTTGACGGTGATCTGTTGGTGAGCAACGGGCGAATCGTGAAGATCGCCAGCAGCATCCACGGTGAAAATGCCGACGTCGAAATCGATGCACAAGGGCAATGGCTGCTGCCCGGAATGATCGACGACCAAGTGCACTTCCGCGATCCAGGCTCGCCAGACAAAGGCAGCGTCTACACCGAATCGCGGGCTGCGGTGGCCGGTGGCATCACCAGCTTCATGGACATGCCCAACACCAATCCGGCGACCCTGACCCTCAGTGCACTGGCCGACAAAAAGCGCCGAGCGGCGATTAACTCCGTCGCCAATTACGGTTTTCATTTCGGCGTGAGCAACGACAATCTCGATACCGTCGCCAGGCTCAACCCCTGTGAAGTCGCCGGCGTCAAAGTGTTCATGGGCGCTTCGACCGGCAACATGCTGGTCGATGACCCACAGCTTCAGGAGCGGCTATTCGCCGAGGTGCCGACCATTTTATTGGCCCACTGCGAACACACGCCCAGCATCGACGCCAATGCCGCGAACCTGCGTGACTTGTTCGGCGAACACCTTCCAGCTGCGACCCACCCGCTGATCCGCAACGCCGAGGCGTGCTTTCGCTCCTCTTCGATGGCCGTAGAGCTGGCCAGGCGTCACGGCACCCGACTGCATGTTCTGCACCTGACCACCGCCCGCGAACTGGCGTTGTTCGAAGACAAGCCACTGGCCCAGAAACGCATCACCGCCGAAGTCTGCCTGCACCACTTGCTGTTCGATGATCGGGATTACCCGAGCCTCGGCAACCTGATCAAGTGCAACCCGGCGATCAAAACCCAGGCCGACCGCGATGCCTTGCGCGAAGCATTGCTGAGCCATCGGCTCGACGTGATCGGCAGCGATCACGCGCCTCACACCTGGGCTGAAAAACAGCGGCCGTATAGTCAGGCGCCTTCCGGTTTGCCATTGGTGCAACACGCCCTACCCGCGTTGCTGGAACTGGTCGCGGATGAAGTGTTGCCGATCACGACACTCGTGGCCAAGACCAGTCACCGGGTCGCCGATCTGTTCGCCATTCCAGACCGCGGCTATCTGCGCGAAGGCTATTGGGCCGACCTCGTTCTGATCAAACCCGAACCCGGCGGTGTCGCCGTTTCCCAGCAGCCGATTCTGTCTCAATGCGGCTGGACGCCTTTTGCCCGGCAGCGTTTTCGCCACAGCGTCAGCACCACGATCGTGTCGGGGAAAATTGCCTGGCACGACAAACGTCTTAATGACAACTGTCAGGGTTTACCACTACGGTTTATGCGCTAG
- a CDS encoding N-acetylmuramoyl-L-alanine amidase: MHRRHLLNLILASAAFALPFDVSATQIRNARLWRSDDKLRLVFDLSGPVQYKTFSLSAPERLIIDLRGANLSGDFSQLALSNTVIRSIRSGQFGQGDTRIVLDLNGPVQLASFLLPPQDGQGHRLVLDLNTAAPLQMAAAPEAAIDKAHPKRDIIVVVDPGHGGKDPGAVGAKGEREKDVVLSIAQLLAKRLKREKGFDVKLVRNDDFFVPLRKRVEIARKHNADMFISVHADAAPRLTASGASVYCLSEGGATSATARFMAQRENGADLLGATSLLNLKDKDPMLAGVILDMSMNATIAASLQLGSTVLGSLAGITTLHQKRVEQAGFAVLKSPDVPSILVETGFISNARDSQRLVTARHQQAVADGLFEGLQRYFQKNPPVNSYIAWQQEQKKSQA; the protein is encoded by the coding sequence ATGCACAGACGTCACTTGCTCAACCTGATCCTGGCCAGCGCGGCCTTCGCTTTACCGTTTGACGTTTCGGCCACACAGATTCGCAATGCGCGGCTCTGGCGTTCGGATGACAAGCTGCGTTTGGTGTTCGATCTGAGCGGGCCGGTGCAATACAAGACGTTTTCCCTGAGCGCTCCCGAACGGCTGATCATCGATCTGAGAGGCGCTAACCTCAGTGGCGACTTTAGTCAGTTGGCGCTCAGCAACACTGTGATTCGCTCGATCCGCTCCGGACAATTTGGTCAGGGTGATACGCGTATCGTCCTTGACCTCAACGGTCCGGTGCAGCTCGCCAGTTTTTTGCTGCCACCACAGGACGGTCAGGGCCATCGACTGGTACTCGATCTGAACACGGCTGCGCCGTTACAAATGGCGGCCGCGCCCGAGGCGGCCATCGACAAGGCACACCCCAAGCGCGACATCATCGTCGTGGTCGACCCAGGTCACGGCGGCAAAGACCCCGGTGCGGTCGGCGCCAAAGGTGAGCGTGAGAAAGACGTGGTGCTGTCCATCGCCCAGCTATTGGCCAAACGGCTGAAACGCGAGAAGGGCTTCGACGTGAAACTGGTGCGCAACGACGACTTCTTCGTCCCGTTGCGCAAGCGTGTGGAGATCGCTCGCAAGCACAACGCCGACATGTTCATCTCGGTGCATGCCGATGCCGCACCGCGTCTCACCGCGTCAGGCGCTTCGGTCTACTGCCTGTCCGAGGGTGGAGCAACCTCGGCGACGGCGCGCTTCATGGCGCAACGTGAGAACGGCGCAGACCTGCTGGGCGCTACCAGCCTGCTCAACCTTAAAGATAAGGACCCGATGCTCGCCGGGGTGATTCTCGACATGTCGATGAACGCGACCATCGCCGCCAGTTTGCAGTTGGGCAGCACGGTGCTCGGCAGTCTGGCGGGCATCACCACATTGCATCAGAAGCGCGTGGAACAAGCGGGATTTGCCGTGCTGAAATCGCCGGATGTGCCGTCGATCCTGGTGGAAACCGGCTTCATCTCCAACGCTCGCGACAGTCAGCGACTGGTCACTGCGCGCCACCAGCAGGCCGTAGCCGATGGCTTGTTCGAAGGATTACAGCGCTACTTCCAGAAAAATCCGCCGGTAAACAGTTACATCGCTTGGCAGCAAGAGCAGAAGAAATCCCAGGCCTAA
- the cfaB gene encoding C17 cyclopropane fatty acid synthase CfaB, with protein MLAHLPPALQNLQIPLRLRLWDGHEFNLGPTPSVTIVVKDPQMVTQFTHPSLDALGAAFVEGKLELEGSISEVIRVCDEWSQALLGDQDSQPVRTAHDKETDAKAISYHYDLSNAFYQLWLDSDMAYSCAYFETGSETLEQAQQAKFRHLCRKLRLQPGEYLLDVGCGWGGLARYAAREFGAKVFGITLSKEQLALARERVTAEGLDDLVELQLLDYRDLPQDGRFDKVVSVGMFEHVGHANLAEYCKTLFGAVKEGGLVMNHGITAKHIDGRPVGRGVGEFIEKYVFPNGELPHLSMISAEISEAGLEIVDVESLRLHYARTLDHWSERLEDNLEAASRLVPEQALRIWRLYLAGCAYAFAKGWINLHQILAVKAHPDGSHELPWTRDDIYTP; from the coding sequence ATGCTCGCGCACCTTCCTCCGGCCTTACAGAATCTGCAGATACCGCTACGCCTGCGACTCTGGGACGGCCATGAATTCAACCTGGGGCCGACGCCCAGCGTCACGATTGTGGTCAAGGACCCACAAATGGTTACCCAGTTCACTCATCCAAGCCTGGACGCGCTCGGAGCGGCGTTTGTCGAAGGCAAACTTGAGCTGGAAGGTTCCATCAGTGAGGTGATTCGCGTCTGTGATGAATGGAGCCAGGCGTTGCTTGGAGACCAGGATAGTCAGCCAGTGCGCACCGCTCACGACAAGGAGACCGACGCCAAAGCGATTTCCTACCACTACGACCTTTCCAACGCGTTTTATCAGCTGTGGCTCGACAGTGACATGGCGTATTCCTGCGCCTATTTCGAGACCGGCAGTGAAACCCTGGAGCAAGCCCAGCAAGCCAAATTCCGCCACCTGTGCCGCAAGCTACGGCTGCAACCAGGGGAATACTTGCTGGATGTCGGTTGCGGTTGGGGCGGACTGGCGCGGTATGCGGCTCGGGAGTTTGGCGCGAAGGTGTTCGGAATCACACTCAGTAAAGAGCAACTGGCACTTGCCCGTGAACGGGTGACTGCCGAAGGCCTGGACGATCTGGTCGAACTGCAACTGCTCGACTACCGCGACCTGCCTCAGGACGGTCGTTTCGACAAAGTGGTCAGTGTCGGCATGTTCGAACACGTAGGCCACGCCAATCTGGCCGAGTACTGTAAGACCTTGTTCGGTGCGGTGAAAGAGGGCGGCCTGGTGATGAACCACGGGATCACCGCCAAGCACATCGATGGCCGTCCGGTGGGGCGCGGTGTTGGCGAATTCATCGAGAAGTATGTGTTCCCCAATGGCGAGCTGCCGCATCTGTCGATGATCTCTGCCGAGATCAGTGAAGCAGGGCTGGAGATCGTCGACGTCGAGAGTCTGCGCCTGCACTACGCGCGTACCCTGGACCACTGGAGCGAACGCCTGGAGGACAATCTGGAAGCGGCTTCCCGGCTGGTGCCAGAGCAGGCCTTACGGATCTGGCGGTTGTACCTGGCGGGATGCGCTTACGCGTTCGCCAAGGGCTGGATCAATCTGCACCAGATTCTCGCGGTGAAAGCCCACCCCGATGGCAGCCATGAACTGCCATGGACTCGCGACGATATCTATACACCTTAA
- a CDS encoding metal ABC transporter substrate-binding protein, translating to MRVLLVLFSLLLSMSLSAAEKLQVVTSFSILADMTHQVGGDHIQITNMVGADVDAHTYEPTPDDAKALLKAKLIIKNGLGFEPWLDRLVTSTETKAPVISASHGVIPRSLDEDGETIPDPHAWHNLANAELYVSNITKALIAADPVNKVDYERNSQVYLKQIYALLAEAKTKLGSLPPGNRKIVTSHDAFGYLGQAYGIDFMAPQGLSTEREPSAAEVAALITQIRQAKVKAVFMENIKDARLLKQIADESGAHIGGTLYSDALAATGPASTFVGLFEYNLNTLYDALSKP from the coding sequence ATGCGCGTTTTACTCGTGCTGTTCAGTTTGCTGCTGTCGATGTCGCTGTCTGCTGCGGAAAAACTTCAGGTAGTCACCAGTTTCAGCATCCTCGCCGACATGACCCACCAAGTCGGCGGCGACCATATTCAAATCACCAACATGGTCGGCGCGGATGTCGATGCTCACACGTACGAGCCGACGCCGGACGACGCCAAGGCGTTGCTCAAAGCCAAACTCATCATCAAAAACGGCTTGGGTTTCGAGCCATGGCTGGACCGTCTGGTGACCAGCACCGAGACCAAAGCGCCAGTGATTAGTGCGAGCCACGGCGTCATCCCGCGCTCCCTGGATGAAGATGGCGAGACGATTCCCGACCCGCACGCTTGGCACAATCTGGCGAACGCTGAGCTGTACGTCAGCAACATCACCAAGGCACTGATCGCCGCCGACCCGGTTAACAAAGTCGACTACGAACGCAACAGTCAGGTCTACCTGAAACAGATCTACGCGCTGCTCGCCGAAGCCAAGACCAAACTCGGTTCACTGCCCCCGGGCAATCGTAAAATCGTGACGTCCCATGACGCCTTCGGTTATCTCGGTCAGGCTTACGGCATCGACTTCATGGCCCCTCAAGGCCTGTCCACTGAGCGCGAACCGTCAGCCGCCGAAGTCGCTGCACTGATCACCCAGATACGCCAGGCCAAGGTCAAAGCGGTGTTCATGGAAAACATCAAGGATGCACGCCTGCTCAAGCAGATTGCCGATGAAAGCGGCGCGCACATCGGTGGCACGTTGTACTCCGATGCGCTCGCGGCTACCGGCCCGGCCAGCACCTTCGTCGGGTTGTTCGAGTACAACCTCAACACCCTCTATGACGCGTTGAGCAAGCCATGA